In Ciconia boyciana chromosome 12, ASM3463844v1, whole genome shotgun sequence, a genomic segment contains:
- the SLC7A3 gene encoding cationic amino acid transporter 3 produces the protein MFGGKMTSVGKKLIRRRVVDLSSEDTRFARCLSTLDLIALGVGSTLGAGVYVLAGEVAKEMAGPSIVLCFLVAALSSVLAGLCYAEFGARVPKTGSAYLYSYVTVGEIWAFTTGWNLILSYVIGTASVARAWSAAFDNIIGNHISTFFMNKTTVHLPGVLAERPDFFALILIVLLTALLTFGVSESALVNKIFTAVNLVVLCFVIIAGFVKGDIKNWQLSEEDYLNHPLDDIEKKAFGSGGFVPFGLEGILTGAATCFYAFVGFDCIATTGEEARNPQRSIPIGIIVSLLICFVAYFGVSAALTLMVPYFLLNKESPLPEAFKAVGWEPARYAVAVGSLCALSTSLLGSMFPMPRVIYAMAEDGLLFKFLSSINSRTKTPLSATITSGVLAAVMAFLLDLKDLVDLMSIGTLLAYSLVAVCVLILRYQPGQLNSPKAMEMLELNRNEEERVIMNPTITAASAQQKETLSLVTLFNPPTDTPTALSGRIVYICVSVIATLITLICVVLTLKVTALKDASVGWIASLVLLLVALLIPTIIVWRQPQSNTRLNFKVPFLPLLPVFSIFINILLMVQLSAGTWVRFAIWMAVGFMIYFGYGIRNSVEGKNVKEPCATIEKPLHHPGLDLSPGAAAV, from the exons atgtttgggggaaaaatgacCAGTGTTGGGAAGAAGCTGATCCGCCGGCGCGTGGTCGATCTCAGCTCTGAGGACACGCGTTTCGCTCGCTGCCTCTCCACGCTGGACCTCATAGCCCTGGGGGTGGGCAGCACGCTGGGGGCCGGTGTGTACGTGCTGGCCGGGGAGGTGGCCAAGGAGATGGCTGGTCCCTCCATCGTCCTCTGCTTCCTGGTGGCTGCTCTTTCATCGGTACTGGCCGGACTCTGCTACGCAGAGTTTGGGGCCCGTGTCCCCAAGACTGGCTCTGCCTACCTCTACAGCTACGTCACTGTTGGCGAGATCTGGGCTTTCACAACTGGCTGGAACCTCATCCTCTCCTACGTGATAG GCACGGCCAGCGTGGCTCGAGCCTGGAGTGCAGCATTTGACAACATCATTGGCAACCACATCTCTACCTTCTTCATGAACAAGACTACTGTGCACCTGCCAGGGGTGCTGGCTGAGCGCCCAGACTTTTTTGCCCTGATCCTGATTGTGCTGCTCACCG CACTGCTGACCTTTGGTGTCAGTGAATCCGCCCTCGTGAACAAAATCTTCACGGCGGTGAACCTGGTGGTGTTGTGCTTCGTCATCATTGCCGGCTTTGTGAAGGGAGACATCAAGAACTGGCAGCTCTCGGAGGAGGACTACCTCAACCACCCGCTGGATGACATCGA gaaaaaagcCTTTGGTTCCGGGGGGTTTGTCCCCTTTGGACTGGAAGGGATCCTGACCGGCGCTGCCACCTGTTTCTATGCTTTTGTGGGCTTTGACTGCATTGCCACCACAG GGGAGGAAGCCAGGAACCCACAGCGCTCGATCCCCATTGGCATCATTGTGTCCCTCCTCATCTGCTTCGTGGCTTATTTCGGGGTCTCTGCGGCCCTGACCCTCATGGTGCCCTACTTCCTCCTGAACAAGGAGAGCCCCCTGCCTGAGGCTTTCAAGGCAGTGGGCTGGGAGCCCGCCCGCTACGCCGTTGCTGTTGGCTCGCTCTGTGCCCTCTCCACCAG CTTGCTGGGCTCCATGTTCCCCATGCCTCGCGTGATCTATGCCATGGCAGAGGATGGCCTGCTCTTCAAGTTCCTCTCCAGCATCAACAGCCGCACAAAGACCCCTCTGTCAGCCACCATCACCTCAGGGGTCCTCGCAG CGGTGATGGCCTTCCTGCTTGACCTGAAGGACCTGGTGGACCTCATGTCGATTGGCACGCTGCTGGCCTACTCCTTGGTGGCAGTGTGTGTGCTCATCCTCCG GTACCAACCCGGGCAGCTGAACTCCCCAAAGGCCATGGAAATGCTGGAGCTAAACAGGAACGAGGAAGAGAGGGTGATCATGAACCCGACCATCACCGCTGCCAGTGCCCAGCAGAAAGAGACACTGTCCTTGGTGACGCTCTTCAACCCACCCACAGACACCCCCACCGCGCTCTCGGGGCGCATCGTCTACATCTGTGTCTCAGTCATAG CCACACTGATCACGCTCATCTGCGTGGTCCTGACCCTGAAAGTGACCGCGCTGAAGGATGCCAGTGTGGGCTGGATCGCGTCCCTGGTGCTGCTCCTTGTGGCTCTGCTTATTCCCACCATCATTGTTTGGAGGCAGCCGCAGAGCAACACGCGGTTGAACTTCAAA GTACCTTTCCTCCCACTCCTGCCAGTCTTCAGCATCTTCATTAACATCCTGCTGATGGTACAGCTGAGTGCCGGCACCTGGGTGCGGTTTGCCATCTGGATGGCCGTGG GTTTTATGATTTACTTCGGCTACGGGATTCGGAACAGCGTGGAAGGGAAAAACGTGAAGGAACCCTGTGCCACAATAGAAAAGCCTCTGCACCATCCTGGACTGGAcctcagccctggggctgctgcggTCTGA
- the LOC140658428 gene encoding uncharacterized protein isoform X1: MWRSEQPPAGSGSPGCPDVLRHVGGQRSPLSPLYLTFFEEECRAIAARLRLGAAAAAEPSPGPGEGSALWPAAAGLVTSTPLQNSPPLDEGAPGSATPAARPSTGGCEAAAAPGPARGEPRRLPQPAAGGCPGAARSGSRLARPQALSRKAARRGVGQPPCGGPGPAGRPRTPARSPGRGGGRLSLSRARVSLGLELPKAGKGLGARGTRFPQPPGTKLKLMPAAKSRLPHPSRALQLAQPSAVPRPTSRDTEMETAVKVGGRRQPSQRLSTAIPAVASCSRLQLLGKVASPKRFCLRSTTQELMCNTTRELKENSESKERLVAAGTVLGAGKADQTWVCVGSSFSSKLPPALTPGCGDAVPAEQSAGDQLSEELKRIKKELERMKGELADKTAQCEAYYQTISSLQAQLRAAGICLEDAAVEESGDSGRD, from the exons ATGTGGCGGTCGGAGCAGCCGCCGGCGGGCTCCGGCTCGCCGGGCTGCCCCGACGTGCTGCGACACGTAGGCGGCCAGCGCTCGCCGCTCTCCCCGCTGTACCTCACCTTCTTTGAGGAGGAGTGCCGTGCCATCGCCGCCCGCCTGCGCCTCGGCGCTGCCGCTGCGGCGGAGCCCTCGCCGGGCCCGGGCGAGGGCAGCGCCCTGtggcccgccgccgccgggctcgTCACCTCCACGCCGCTGCAGAACTCGCCGCCCCTCGACGAGGGGGCCCCGGGCAGCGCCacgcccgccgcccgcccgaGCACGGGTGGCTGcgaggccgccgccgccccgggcccggcccgcggggagccccggcgCCTCCCGCAGCCCGCTGCCGGCGGTTGCCCCGGTGCAGCGCGCTCCGGTTCCCGCCTTGCCCGCCCGCAGGCCCTGTCCCGTAAGGCAGCACGGCGCGGTGTCGGACAGCCCCCctgcggcgggccgggccccgcgggccgcccccgcacccccgcccggtccccgggccgcggcggcggcaggcTCTCTCTCTCCCGGGCACGGGTCTCTCTGGGTCTGGAGCTCCCCAAGGCCGGCAAGGGGCTCGGTGCCCGGGGAACGAggttcccccagcccccag gtACCAAGCTGAAGCTGATGCCCGCGGCCAAGTCCAGGCTTCCGCATCCCAGCAGGGCTTTGCAGCTGGCACAACCCTCTGCTGTTCCCAGACCCACCTCCCGGGACACAGAGATGGAAA CTGCTGTCAAGGTTGGGGGCCGCAGACAGCCCTCCCAGAGGCTCTCTACAGCGATTCCTGCCGTGGCTTCTTGCTCCCgactgcagctgctgggaaaagTGGCTTCCCCCAAGCGCTTTTGCCTCA GATCAACTACACAGGAGCTGATGTGCAATACAACCCgagagctgaaggaaaacagtgagAGCAAAGAACGGCTGGTTGCAGCAGGGACTGTCTTGGGAGCAG GTAAGGCTGACCAGACATGGGTGTGTGTGGGGTCCTCTTTTTCCAGCAAGTTGCCCCCTGCCCTGACTCCAGGGTGTGGGGATGCAGTCCCTGCTGAGCAG TCTGCAGGTGATCAGCTGTCCGAGGAGCTGAAGCGTATAAAGAAGGAGCTGGAGCGAATGAAGGGCGAGCTTG cggACAAGACTGCCCAGTGTGAAGCCTATTACCAGACCATCTCCTCCTTGCAGGCtcagctcagagcagcag GAATCTGTCTGGAAGATGCAGCAGTGGAGGAGAGTGGTGACTCGGGGAGAGACTGA
- the LOC140658428 gene encoding uncharacterized protein isoform X2 codes for MWRSEQPPAGSGSPGCPDVLRHVGGQRSPLSPLYLTFFEEECRAIAARLRLGAAAAAEPSPGPGEGSALWPAAAGLVTSTPLQNSPPLDEGAPGSATPAARPSTGGCEAAAAPGPARGEPRRLPQPAAGGCPGAARSGSRLARPQALSRKAARRGVGQPPCGGPGPAGRPRTPARSPGRGGGRLSLSRARVSLGLELPKAGKGLGARGTRFPQPPGTKLKLMPAAKSRLPHPSRALQLAQPSAVPRPTSRDTEMERSTTQELMCNTTRELKENSESKERLVAAGTVLGAGKADQTWVCVGSSFSSKLPPALTPGCGDAVPAEQSAGDQLSEELKRIKKELERMKGELADKTAQCEAYYQTISSLQAQLRAAGICLEDAAVEESGDSGRD; via the exons ATGTGGCGGTCGGAGCAGCCGCCGGCGGGCTCCGGCTCGCCGGGCTGCCCCGACGTGCTGCGACACGTAGGCGGCCAGCGCTCGCCGCTCTCCCCGCTGTACCTCACCTTCTTTGAGGAGGAGTGCCGTGCCATCGCCGCCCGCCTGCGCCTCGGCGCTGCCGCTGCGGCGGAGCCCTCGCCGGGCCCGGGCGAGGGCAGCGCCCTGtggcccgccgccgccgggctcgTCACCTCCACGCCGCTGCAGAACTCGCCGCCCCTCGACGAGGGGGCCCCGGGCAGCGCCacgcccgccgcccgcccgaGCACGGGTGGCTGcgaggccgccgccgccccgggcccggcccgcggggagccccggcgCCTCCCGCAGCCCGCTGCCGGCGGTTGCCCCGGTGCAGCGCGCTCCGGTTCCCGCCTTGCCCGCCCGCAGGCCCTGTCCCGTAAGGCAGCACGGCGCGGTGTCGGACAGCCCCCctgcggcgggccgggccccgcgggccgcccccgcacccccgcccggtccccgggccgcggcggcggcaggcTCTCTCTCTCCCGGGCACGGGTCTCTCTGGGTCTGGAGCTCCCCAAGGCCGGCAAGGGGCTCGGTGCCCGGGGAACGAggttcccccagcccccag gtACCAAGCTGAAGCTGATGCCCGCGGCCAAGTCCAGGCTTCCGCATCCCAGCAGGGCTTTGCAGCTGGCACAACCCTCTGCTGTTCCCAGACCCACCTCCCGGGACACAGAGATGGAAA GATCAACTACACAGGAGCTGATGTGCAATACAACCCgagagctgaaggaaaacagtgagAGCAAAGAACGGCTGGTTGCAGCAGGGACTGTCTTGGGAGCAG GTAAGGCTGACCAGACATGGGTGTGTGTGGGGTCCTCTTTTTCCAGCAAGTTGCCCCCTGCCCTGACTCCAGGGTGTGGGGATGCAGTCCCTGCTGAGCAG TCTGCAGGTGATCAGCTGTCCGAGGAGCTGAAGCGTATAAAGAAGGAGCTGGAGCGAATGAAGGGCGAGCTTG cggACAAGACTGCCCAGTGTGAAGCCTATTACCAGACCATCTCCTCCTTGCAGGCtcagctcagagcagcag GAATCTGTCTGGAAGATGCAGCAGTGGAGGAGAGTGGTGACTCGGGGAGAGACTGA
- the SNX12 gene encoding sorting nexin-12: MSEAAVADTRRLNAKPQDLTDAYGPPSNFLEIDIFNPQTVGMGRARYTSYELRMRTNLPIFKLKESCVRRRYSDFEWLKNELERDSKIVVPPLPGKALKRQLPFRGDEGIFEESFIEERRQGLEQFINKIAGHPLAQNERCLHMFLQEETIDRNYVPGKVRQ; encoded by the exons ATGTCGGAGGCGGCGGTGGCGGATACCCGGCGCCTGAACGCCAAGCCGCAGGACCTGACGGACGCGTACGGGCCGCCTAGCAACTTCCTCGAGATCGACATCTTCAACCCGCAGACTGTGGGCATGGGCCGCGCCAGATACACCAGCTACGAGCTCCGGATGCGG ACAAACCTCCCAATCTTCAAATTGAAGGAGTCATGTGTGAGAAGACGATACAGTGACTTTGAATGGCTGAAGAATGAGCTGGAACGAGACAGTAAG ATTGTAGTGCCACCACTGCCTGGAAAAGCTTTGAAACGACAGCTTCCCTTCCGAGGAGATGAAGGCATCTTTGAGGAGTCCTTCATTGAGGAGCGGAGACAGGGACTAGAACAGTTTATTAACAA aattgCTGGACACCCGCTGGCACAGAATGAGCGCTGCTTACATATGTTCCTGCAAGAGGAGACTATTGATAGGAATTACGTCCCAGGGAAAGTGCGCCAGTAG